Proteins from a genomic interval of Archangium lipolyticum:
- the rapZ gene encoding RNase adapter RapZ → MSTAPAKHIVVITGMSGSGKSTAIRALEDVNFFCIDNLPVLLLPKLTELAGGGQFEHLALVVDAREGIFLQEAPRVLDEVRRAGHHVEVLFLNASDESLIRRFSETRRRHPLAPTGSVAEGIRAEREALKDLREMADQVIDSSALNVHDLKRMVQARFNPEPASGPSLSVMSFGFRHGVPPQADLVLDVRFLPNPYFVPELKGLTGKDPRVAAYVLDREETQQFVEKVVDLCQFLFPRYQKEGKAYLTVALGCTGGKHRSVAIAEELRKRLSGDHPRVQLWDRDIEKE, encoded by the coding sequence GTGAGCACCGCTCCGGCCAAGCACATCGTCGTCATCACGGGCATGTCCGGTTCGGGCAAGTCCACCGCCATCCGTGCCCTGGAAGACGTCAACTTCTTCTGCATCGACAACCTGCCGGTGCTGCTGCTGCCCAAGCTGACCGAGCTGGCCGGTGGCGGCCAGTTCGAGCACCTGGCGCTGGTGGTGGACGCGCGCGAGGGCATCTTCCTGCAGGAGGCCCCCCGGGTGCTCGACGAGGTGCGCCGGGCGGGGCACCACGTGGAGGTGCTCTTCCTGAACGCCAGCGACGAGAGCCTCATCCGCCGCTTCAGCGAGACACGCCGCCGCCACCCGCTGGCCCCCACGGGCAGCGTGGCCGAGGGCATCCGCGCCGAGCGCGAGGCGCTCAAGGACCTGAGGGAGATGGCCGACCAGGTCATCGACTCGTCGGCGCTGAACGTGCACGACCTCAAGCGCATGGTGCAGGCGCGCTTCAACCCGGAGCCGGCCAGCGGGCCCTCCCTGTCGGTGATGAGCTTCGGCTTCCGCCACGGCGTGCCGCCGCAGGCGGACCTGGTCCTCGACGTGCGCTTCCTCCCCAACCCCTACTTCGTCCCGGAGCTCAAGGGGCTGACGGGGAAGGACCCGCGCGTGGCCGCGTACGTGCTGGATCGCGAGGAGACACAGCAGTTCGTGGAGAAGGTGGTGGACCTCTGCCAGTTCCTCTTCCCGCGCTACCAGAAGGAGGGCAAGGCGTACCTCACGGTGGCGCTGGGGTGCACGGGCGGTAAGCACCGCTCGGTGGCCATCGCCGAGGAGCTGCGCAAGCGTCTGTCCGGGGATCACCCGCGCGTGCAGCTCTGGGATCGCGACATCGAGAAGGAGTAG
- a CDS encoding carbohydrate binding family 9 domain-containing protein, giving the protein MRLLLAPALFASLLAVGPPSQAQEPAPAGERRIDALQVEKGPLLDGVLDDEVWRHAAFTSGFLQKEPHQGRPASLRTEVAFVYDADALYVGARMSSDRPEDIETVMTRRDDSGSAERLIISLDTYRDRRTAYSFAVTAAGVRVDWYHPEDDEYQRDASYSPIWQARTRRTSDGWVAELRIPFSQLRFNGKGEQVWGVNINRYIPRRNEDDFWVVVPRDVTGWSSHFGELHGIRGVASSHRVELVPYVSSDLQLDSGGNPRAGTPFEHQRPYAGRVGLDAKVGLGPNLTLDATVNPDFGQLDADPAQVNLTAFESVFDERRPFFTEGSQLFNSGNGPNYFYSRRVGGAPRLSAEADFVRSPQASTLWGAAKLTGRLSSGLSLGALGAFTGDAFADTYDFSTREQGRVKLDSRTGFGVLRAQQELGPGGSVVGATFTSLLRDIGAGEGLTLQLAREAYTGGADFRLRLLDGEYVLSGYAGGSVVRGDPAAITRIQESSAHFFQRPDQKHVRVDPRATSMTGYTVGARLERVSGEHWLWNASVGADSPGFELNDVGQLDNADNLDVNLGLRYRETNPGRLLRNWELGLAASSNWNYGLSRQASSLELTGSATFPNFWSGNLRVTYLPRALSDTLTRGGPLMQTGQGVDTSFSLDNSFSETTRWNVNGGAWAFETGSRGGYVGASLTLQPHRRLRLGIEPTASLYTDGVQYVDTLEGGRAETFGNRYVFGAVQRREVALRLRANLFLSPDLSIEAYAEPFASSGSFGGFGELERAGGRTPRRYDSFTRLPDGGLQLVDGGTSFRLDDPDFNLRSFRSNVVLRWEWRPGSTLFLVWQQNRYTDSFRGNALAPRFLGDALAAPGGHTFALKLSWWFPAG; this is encoded by the coding sequence ATGCGCCTCCTTCTCGCGCCCGCCCTCTTCGCTTCCCTGCTCGCCGTGGGGCCCCCCTCCCAGGCCCAGGAGCCCGCTCCGGCCGGAGAGCGGCGCATCGATGCCCTCCAGGTGGAGAAGGGCCCATTGCTGGATGGCGTGCTCGACGACGAGGTCTGGAGGCACGCCGCCTTCACCAGCGGCTTCCTCCAGAAGGAGCCCCACCAGGGCAGGCCCGCCTCGCTGCGCACGGAGGTGGCCTTCGTCTACGACGCGGATGCCCTCTACGTGGGCGCGCGCATGTCCAGCGACAGGCCCGAGGACATCGAGACGGTGATGACCCGGCGCGACGACAGCGGCTCCGCCGAGCGCCTCATCATCTCACTCGACACGTACCGGGACCGGCGCACCGCCTACAGCTTCGCCGTCACGGCCGCGGGCGTGCGCGTGGACTGGTACCACCCGGAGGACGACGAGTACCAACGCGATGCCTCCTACAGCCCCATCTGGCAGGCCCGCACACGGCGGACCTCCGATGGCTGGGTGGCCGAGCTGCGCATCCCCTTCTCGCAGCTGCGCTTCAACGGCAAGGGGGAGCAGGTGTGGGGCGTCAACATCAACCGCTACATCCCCCGCCGCAACGAGGATGACTTCTGGGTGGTGGTGCCGCGCGACGTCACCGGCTGGTCCTCCCACTTTGGCGAGCTCCACGGCATCCGCGGCGTGGCCTCCTCGCACCGCGTCGAGCTGGTGCCCTACGTGTCGAGCGACCTGCAACTGGACTCGGGCGGCAACCCCCGGGCGGGCACGCCCTTCGAGCACCAGCGCCCCTACGCGGGCCGCGTGGGCCTGGACGCCAAGGTGGGCCTGGGGCCCAACCTCACCCTGGACGCCACGGTGAACCCGGACTTCGGGCAGCTCGACGCGGACCCGGCCCAGGTGAACCTCACCGCCTTCGAGTCCGTCTTCGACGAGCGCCGCCCCTTCTTCACCGAGGGCAGCCAGCTCTTCAACAGTGGCAACGGACCCAACTACTTCTACTCGCGCCGGGTGGGGGGCGCGCCGCGGCTCTCCGCGGAAGCCGACTTCGTCCGCTCCCCCCAGGCCAGCACCCTCTGGGGCGCGGCGAAGCTCACGGGGCGGTTGTCCTCGGGCCTGTCGCTGGGCGCGCTGGGCGCCTTCACCGGCGACGCGTTCGCGGACACCTATGACTTCTCCACCCGCGAGCAGGGCCGGGTGAAGCTGGACTCGCGCACCGGCTTCGGCGTGTTGCGCGCACAGCAGGAGCTGGGACCTGGAGGCTCGGTGGTGGGCGCCACCTTCACCTCGCTGCTGCGGGACATCGGCGCGGGCGAGGGGCTCACGCTCCAGCTGGCCCGCGAGGCGTATACCGGAGGCGCGGACTTCCGGCTGCGGCTGCTCGACGGCGAGTACGTCCTCTCCGGCTACGCGGGCGGCAGCGTGGTGCGCGGAGACCCGGCCGCCATCACCCGCATCCAGGAGTCCAGCGCCCACTTCTTCCAGCGGCCGGACCAGAAGCACGTGCGGGTGGACCCGAGGGCCACCTCGATGACCGGCTACACGGTGGGGGCCCGGCTGGAGCGGGTGAGTGGCGAGCACTGGCTGTGGAACGCCAGCGTGGGCGCGGACTCCCCCGGCTTCGAGCTCAACGACGTGGGCCAGCTCGACAACGCGGACAACCTCGACGTCAACCTGGGACTGCGCTACCGCGAGACGAACCCGGGCCGCCTGCTGCGCAACTGGGAGCTGGGCCTGGCCGCCTCGAGCAACTGGAACTACGGGCTCTCGCGCCAGGCCAGCAGCCTGGAGCTGACGGGCTCCGCCACCTTCCCCAACTTCTGGTCGGGCAACCTCCGGGTGACGTACCTGCCGCGCGCCCTCTCCGACACGCTCACCCGGGGCGGGCCGCTGATGCAGACGGGGCAGGGCGTGGACACGTCCTTCTCCCTCGACAACAGCTTCTCCGAGACCACGCGCTGGAACGTGAACGGTGGGGCCTGGGCCTTCGAAACGGGCAGCCGTGGCGGCTACGTGGGCGCCTCGCTCACCCTTCAGCCCCACCGGCGCCTGCGCCTGGGCATCGAGCCCACCGCGTCGCTCTACACCGACGGCGTGCAGTACGTGGACACGCTGGAGGGCGGCCGAGCGGAGACGTTCGGCAACCGCTACGTCTTCGGCGCCGTGCAACGCCGGGAAGTAGCGCTGCGGCTGCGCGCCAACCTCTTCCTCTCCCCGGACCTGAGCATCGAGGCCTACGCCGAGCCCTTTGCCTCCAGCGGCTCCTTCGGCGGCTTCGGCGAGCTGGAACGGGCGGGGGGCCGCACCCCGCGCCGCTACGACTCCTTCACGCGCCTGCCCGACGGTGGCCTCCAGCTGGTGGATGGCGGCACCTCCTTCCGCCTGGATGACCCGGACTTCAACCTGCGCTCCTTCCGCAGCAACGTGGTGCTGCGCTGGGAGTGGCGCCCGGGCAGCACGCTCTTCCTGGTATGGCAGCAGAACCGGTACACGGACTCGTTCCGGGGCAACGCCCTGGCGCCGCGCTTCCTGGGGGACGCGCTGGCCGCGCCCGGTGGCCACACCTTCGCCCTCAAGCTGAGCTGGTGGTTCCCCGCTGGCTGA